The window CACTTGGAGGACACCGAGGACGAGCACCGTCTTCTGGTTAAAGAtgaagtatcggtatcggtccATCTCCAGGAGTCAGCCCAACGACGCCGCAGTCGAGCCAAGCCAAACTTCGATTAGCGTTTATGAATAACCATactaaatataataatacatgacTCGAACATGTGTATACTGTACTTTAACTCCAATAAGTGTAGGAAAGTTGGGCGGCAGAGAGTAGGGCGTAAAGTTAAAAGAAAGTAAAGTTGCTTTCAGCCTGTAGGAAGTTAATCGTTCACCTGCTCTGACCTACGTCACAACGAAATTGGGCCCTGATCTTAGACTGCCAGGATTCCACGCCACAGGTACCGCACCATCTAATCAACGACCTGATTTTGTTTTAGGAAACCTTCTACTTTTCATTTTCGACTATTTATTATGTTGAATATGTATAATTTAACTTCCTCTGCCTGTTCTAGCACTATATCAAGCCTAAAATATCTGATAatgattccatattttttggaaaggcttactttagtttaaaaaatcaattatatataaaataataattcctCCACTACCTAGCTCGTAATAGgcaaaaaataacttaaaaaacaaTCATTTCATTTACAAAAACATGATAATGGCGAGTCAAGCCTGTAAGCACAAAGGCGGATATAGCATGCAATTTTCTGtaaatgaaaaagtaattttacaagaacaactctgtaatattatgaggaaaaaaagttatattatgggaataaaatcatattccgagaagaaaatgtaagactatttaagaagaatgttatatatatttggaacataaaaaaaaaatagcaaaatgggaaaaatgagCCAAGAGACAAAGCTGATAaagagttttttcttgaaatacacatAACGTCTTAGCATCGGTACATGCTGTATGTTGCTTTACAAGTCAGGGTGACATAATGttctgttttcccaggacatatcctgttttttttttcttttccccagAAAGTAAAAGCTGTGCAGCTGTTGGATAACTTcagtacatttttgacatgttcACATGAATATCAGAAGCTAACAAATCCTAAATGTCATTGTATAATAGGTTTTAGTGTAAACatgtatattaaataaaaaaatacagattttcATTAATATATAAAATGGGGCTGCATGGCTGGACAAGACACTCGGACGAGTATCCTGGTTTTCGGTAATAAAAAGATGCACGGGTAGATGCCTATATTGCATGCTGAGAATAGTTTGCTTTATTTAAAGTATCTCAAAGACAAAAACCCAATTTTGAACTGATGGCATGaggatttaattttttttattttgtggcaCAGAACAAACTGGTTCTAGAGCTTTGTTAAATAATTTCTTTCGCCTTCACAAGtcctaaaaaaacaataaattggtTACCTAGATTGTCCATTGTTAGCAGAGAGAATAATTTGGCACTTGTGGGTCAAAATTCAGCATTTCAATCTTGCATTAAGATCTTGTATTGTTTCAACTGAAAGGCCTGATAGCGCCAAACATCATACTGACCTTTTCTATAAAGTGAGTCCGATAGTAGTTTTACTGTCCAAAATGACTAACTGCATCTTCAGACTGTCTCTGCTGGAACAGAAAGAGCTCCTGCTTGTACCAGTCGGGGGCCTCCGGGCCGTTCTTTCCAGTCACTGCATGGTCGTAACCATAGGCAACCGTCAGCTCCTCATCCTTCTGCACAGCTCTTAATGTTCGAATGCACTTGATCGACCCAAAACGAGGGTGAACACACCTGCAAAACCAAAACCCGCTTGAAGTCCCGAGCAAACTGTCAGACTTTGTGACAGCGCTTTGGTACTCACACGTCATATTTGCAGTTGGGGGTGAAGGAGTGGTTCGCCTTGTGACCCAGAGAGGCACAGTATCTCTCTGTCTGGTCAAACGGCTGCGGTACATCGATCACGGTATCCTCGTCCAGTGAGATTGTGTTGCCGTTCAAAGACCAGTCTCTCTTGTCCACCTGAGGAGGAAAATGGGTTTCAGAACCAAGACGATGCGGCAAAGAAAAGCCCATCAGCTGATACGGTGTCGCATACTGTACCTCTGAGTGTGTGATTCTTACTCCATTGTAAAAAGCCATCACAGTGGCTCTTTCAGCATCCGTCTTGGCAAACAGACCCTGTCCAGCACCTTCGATCATGGAGTCTGCCACAAAAACCCTCAACAAACACAGGAAGACCTTAGACAGAAGAGGTCTGCCTCAAAGTCTTGGATAACGTTGACCTACCTCTGGTTTTCATAAGGGTCAGGAAGCAAAGCATGGGTAGCGATACAGGTGGACGTGGACTTGTCATGTGTGTACACTGCACCTTGAAGAAAgtattggaaaataaaaaggtgactataggggtgttatttcatgtctagagggctctattaatgtaaaaaaacatttagaagctCGTGAACAAGctctttctatgctctaaacatacaatttataaataaggaatcctactgaaacgagggactactgtacagGCCTCACATTTATGCAAATATTTGATTATATCTTTTCATCGGACAAAactaaagtagtcagtgtacagcttggatagcagatgttagaaatgtttgcagaaatgtgagcgATGTACTCTTGTGAGGTACTAGTACGTGAAAGATTGCATCAAGTGTCTGCATTACGACTTCTTGCTTACTACTGGGCGTGACCTCAAAAGATGGCCTTCCACTCTCGCCAACAGTCAGGGTGGCCAGCAGAGCTTGGATGAGTTCTCCGTCCACAAAACTTCCATAAAGGGCTGTGCGTCCATCAGGGTAGACGTATGCTAATGAATCTCCGGTCATCTCCCCGTCTTCGTTCACCTTTCCGAACATACAGCCCCCATCCTGGAAGCAACACAATATACAAAACACATTCATTCAACAATGAAAAGATGATTTGTCAATGTTCCAAATAGGCAGTAAGCATGGATGTGACTCACAGGGTAGTACACCCAGCATTCCCCATAGCGAGTGTTGTCTTTGTACTGGCCCTTGAAGACCAGACGACCTTCTCCATCCACCTCCTGAGCCGGCCCGTTGAGTTCACCGTCCACATATGTGCCATGCATGATCCCTCCATCTTCGTATGTATACACGCCCTGGCCCTGAAGAGCATCATCCACGTAGAAGCCCTCCAAGGTACTGAGAAGAAGATAGGTTGTGTTGTGTTAAGAATTTGTCATTGCAGACTGTTTGGTGTGACTGTGAACGCGTCAAATGGagcacttttttgtgtgtgtgtgtgtgtgtgtgtgtgtgtgtgtgtgtgtgtgtgtgcatgtggcaCGATGTGTGGAgacgtttgctgatatttttcTATCTACATTTGCTGACACTTTTGCTGATGCTCTTCTAGCTACATTTCCTGACTTTCTTCTATCTACATTAGTTGATGCTCTTCTAACCACAGTATGTTTGCCGATCTTCTAGCTGCGTTTGCTGGTATTCCTCTAGCTGCATTTGCTGATACTCCCCTAACGACATCTGCTGATACTCTTCTAGCCAGGTTAGCTGATATTATTCCTACTACATTTGCTGATAGTCTTCTAGCTATGTTTGTTGATAATCCACTAGCTACGTTGGCTGATAGTCTATTAGCTGCGTTTGCTGATACTCCCGTAGCTGTTTGCTGATAGTCTTCTAGCtgtgtttgctgatattgttcaaGCTATGTTTTCTAACtttcttctagctacatttgctgaaaCTCTCCTCGTTATATTTGCTGATACTCTCCttgctatgtttgctgatactaTTCTAGCTAtatttgctgatactcttttagCTACATTCGCTGACATTCTTCTAGTTAAATTTGCTACTATTGTAGCTACATTTGTTGATAATCTTCTAGCCACAAGCTGAATATCAATGTCTCATGGATCGGAAATCTCCGCATTTGGTATTGGAACTTTTCAGTACGTGGATTACTCTGGTATCAGAACCCAATACAATACCGTCCCCATCCCTAATACAGaatacaatatattatatacaatttaagtttttgtaaaaattaccatttaacaacatttttcttgGTATCACATGTTGAAGATTGCACATGTATGGAAGTGTTCTTCAGAAACCTAAGCTAAATATTGCACAATGACTTATTGATATTAATATTGTGCATGAAGTTGTCAGACTGTCAAAAGGTCCATAGGTAGAAGCACTGAAAAATACAACCATAATGTATTTAAGGTAATCcagcaaaaaggaaaaatacgaCACGTTATTTGTAGACATTGTCGTTTGAATTACACCATTACACAAAAGTGTCAACGTTTGATGGCTAACTTATTTTCAAACCTGCCATTTTTCCCCTTTAAATATAGGGAGGTTATGATACTTATAATTGCTTTCAATATGAACACATACAGTGCTAgcttatatacatatattttgacAATTATACGCAAGTACCTTccatcaaagaaaaagaatTTGCCCTTCCCGTTCTTCTCTCCGTGTGTAAAGTGTCCTTCAAAGCGATCACTGGATGAGTAGGTCACGGTGCATAGTCCATGAGGTTGGCCGTCATCATCCAGTGGACCTAAACACAGCCCAGTTATTTGACTCCATTGATTTTTGCAATATATTCATATTCACTCACTGCATTATTATAGTGTCTGATTAtcaattcaaaatgtaaaaattgctaTTGCAAAGACCGATATTCATTTAATGTCCTCGCCCCTTGCAACCCAGTGCCACAGATACATTGCAGTCCTATGGGAAACTATGTTATTACTGTATAGTTGCAGCGCCTCTAAACTTTGAGTCATTTTCTGTGGTGTGCTGCTATACAAGCTACACGACTACTCTAAATTACATCCAAGTTGAAGTTCTATAGTAAATGCCCCTTGAGAAGACATCAAACATAATCATTTCCGTTGAATAGTTTACAATATGACGTGATTTGCCGGTAATCACGTGTTCACTCACTAGTAGTGTCCCTACACAACACATCTTGTATTTGTTAGAAGAATGTATTGGTTGCTTGCCGGTTAAAATGACTTCCTGCAGTGAAGCAGCAGCGTAAGTTGTACCAGAAGCTAGGCCGTCCTCACTGCACGTCAGGCGGTGTTCCTTCTGAAATCGAGTCCCCGGCGCCGTGTTGCCGCGGAGGCCGACTAGCGAGCAACAAGACACTTCAATAGTTCAGCTAAAACTCACCTTTCACGACCTCCTCCACGTCCTCATCCTCGCTGTCCATCCCGAAGGAGGCGTCCAAAGATTGCACACTTTTCCTAACACGCGTGGAGGGTCACCACGACATACAAATCGTATGATTGACagctgagtggagatgtgcgaGTATtgaacgagtcgttcaaaaccGGGGATTTTTGCAAAACTGAATCGGGACTCACAGGTACACGGCTCCTTGACTCATTCACTCCCTGTTTTACGCACCTTTGCTACCGCCAGCTATATTAAAAACGGCAAACAGGTAACATGTCAGACAATCATTATATTCGGGACAAGCCGGGGGAAGTGCTGGAGCTTGTTGCGCATGTGCGAGTTCACatacatgttaaaatgtttgcaGTTTAGGGACGCGTgtaataaaacatgtatttggGAGTATTTAGTATGGTTCGTAACTGTGATGTGCCAGTTTCTCATCTGACATAATATCTTATTCACTCATCTTAATTCTAGCATTCAAAGAATGCAGTCAGTAATAAATCTGGTTGCTTTCATCCACGGTGACGTCGCCTACTGGGAAcgtccagcagagggcagcattTGTTTGCATCTTAAAACCTTTGCAACAACTTGCCTTCATTGACGGGAGTTGGTCAGTTTCTACTGACAAAACTAGGAATTAAAAATATCGAATGGAAGAGAGGCATAATCCTTTGAAGTTGTGCGAGAGAGAAACAAGTCCTCATTGTTTTAATGCTGACCAATCATGATTGGCTGTTAAATATTGACTAATGCTGTGTCACATCCAGCCAGCCAGCAGAGGTCAGCAGAGATGTGGGTGCCGAATTAGGTTTGTACCCGTGCTACTCCGTCATTGTTATACTACATGACCTGCTTCTTTAAAGGTAATTGTGCGAAGTATGGACTGATATCCATCCTTAGCTAACTATGTATTTGCATGGCAGGATTATTCTTGAGCACATTTGCAAGTTATTTCTCTTTTTCCTTTTCAGCTTTCGCTCACTCAGCACCAAATATGGCTTAATGGCAGGGCTTGGCACAGCTCTGCATAAATTGACCATTCTTCATACCACGTCTTGACATGTGCCCCAACCAGTAGGGgacaaaaaatgtgttcataAAAGGCGTGTGACTTGAGTGAAATTTCAGCTGCTTCCAGTCCGTAGACATAAAACATTTGCTGTATCCCAATCCAGGGTCGTCATCCTTTGCAGTGTGCATTTGTGGGGTGTTGACATCCTTGTCATGCGCAAAGTgtatatagtaatccctcgtttattgcgcttaattggttccagacctgaccatgataagtgaatttctgcaaaatggattccttattcataaatggaatatttgcatagttagagcagagaaaacctgttaacgaccttctaaatatgttttttttaatcattattagaggcttctagacatgaaataatgcccataaagtcacctttaaactcatattactcaatatagtagatttaatcagagaaaataagatgtttgcaacataaataagactttgtgcttgtgtgtgtcacagcaaATGTGTTCCCGAGGGGAACTGAGTGATGACAGTAAGTGACGTCGgtggtttagagt of the Dunckerocampus dactyliophorus isolate RoL2022-P2 chromosome 11, RoL_Ddac_1.1, whole genome shotgun sequence genome contains:
- the setd7 gene encoding histone-lysine N-methyltransferase SETD7, translating into MDSEDEDVEEVVKGPLDDDGQPHGLCTVTYSSSDRFEGHFTHGEKNGKGKFFFFDGSTLEGFYVDDALQGQGVYTYEDGGIMHGTYVDGELNGPAQEVDGEGRLVFKGQYKDNTRYGECWVYYPDGGCMFGKVNEDGEMTGDSLAYVYPDGRTALYGSFVDGELIQALLATLTVGESGRPSFEVTPSSAVYTHDKSTSTCIATHALLPDPYENQRVFVADSMIEGAGQGLFAKTDAERATVMAFYNGVRITHSEVDKRDWSLNGNTISLDEDTVIDVPQPFDQTERYCASLGHKANHSFTPNCKYDVCVHPRFGSIKCIRTLRAVQKDEELTVAYGYDHAVTGKNGPEAPDWYKQELFLFQQRQSEDAVSHFGQ